The Phaenicophaeus curvirostris isolate KB17595 chromosome 6, BPBGC_Pcur_1.0, whole genome shotgun sequence genome segment ACGTGTATATTGTGGGACCAATCTGAACAGCTAGACGATTGTATACAGTTCCATCCTGGCACACCCACACGGAATGGGATTTATGTATATAGGCACTTTGTGATCatggtgaaaaaaaccaaaccaaaacaaaacaaaaaaaaacccttccctACTATTAAAATACGTGTATATTTGTGGAATGCTAATTTAAATGATTAACTTATGAAGTGTGTATTTATCAAAAGGGTGTGAAGATGAAACTTGTGTATTAATGAAATTGAGCTACGTTCAGCAAAGTTTACTTGCACTTTTTCTGGCAAGGCTACTGAAGTTACATGACTCATAATATTTGCTACCGGCAGTGCAGACAGAATATCACTGTAGAGACCTATTTTTGTAACGGTAGAAGTTTTGAATTTTATGGGTATTTTGTCAAAGTACTGAAATAAAGATGACCTCATGCTTTTAACGGTGCTCAAGAACCACTCCTTTATTCACACTGTGCTCCTCCTACTCTTagtggtggcagcagcagctttacTTTTTACAGATTACAGAATGCTGCTGCTTACGAGAAGAGAGGACAGGAATGAGCTTGGTGACAGCTGAGGGGGctggaagggaagagactgCATTTGTAACAGTTACACCTGAGTTTAGAACGGGAGAGACAGGGCAAAGCCCGTGCTCCAGTGAGCCCTGATGAAGAGAGGGAAGCTCTTTGCATGACCCATTTTAAATTTACTAATAAAAGCTTTTCAGAATTGGAAAGGTTGAACATAGAGAACTTACACAAGAGGTTTTTTTAGAAATTTAATTCAAAGCAAAGTTCCGGTGAGCCGGAACTCACTACCATTTATCATCACCACTCTTGAACCAAACACCATTTAACAACCCTGCATGAGTCAGTACGAAGGGGAACAACATTCAGCTATTTCACATAATTTGTGACCATTTCATGTACGAACATGTTATTTACAACATTAATGTTGCTTGTAGCACCATATTGTTAATTTCACACTTACATCAAGCTTTCAGAGATTATTGAGCCCAGAAATTTTTAGAATTGTTGCTTTCTGAACTTCAGCATTTTACAGCTGCTTCAAGTTAAGACATTTAAGTCactctgttttcagaaaaagactTCTCTGTGGACACTGTGTAGCCTGCCGACCACTCAGCTGCACAGTAACAGTTTGTTATGCAAGCCTGGGGCCACTTCCAAGAATTCAGTCAAGATGATACCTAGTTTGCTTTTAACAGAACCACAAAAGTAGGGCACCACCACATACATTCCCCCTTGGTGCCTGTTGCCTCCTGATGGATGTGCTATAATTGGATACAGAGGTACAGTACCCAGACTAACCCGTTATTATCCAGGGAAAAGTAGTTCTCGaccatttttcaaaagcaaagagttCTGTTAATAGAAATTACTTATTTCTTCACCTTAAAGAGCTGGCATGCACCTTGAAAGTGATACATGAATAGAAAagacatattttctttaaaaaatgcaataagaaatctgtaaaacaaaaaattatacAGGGCAGGATTAAATAGTGTGGGCAACCAACACAGACTGGGCAGTTGTTGGTAGGTTAGTGTTGCTTTCCTAACAGTAGATGCAACGGTTTCCATTTGCCATTCACTTTGTCCAATTTTATTCAAAAGTCTGTTAGTTTACACAACTGAAATAAGAGTTTAGCTCCAAAATTTACAGTGACCTTCTCTTATATCGGATAATGGGGTTATTAGGGGTGTGTATCATTGTTGTATAATTTATAGTCGGAAAGTAGCCATTGACGAGATCAAATTCATACAAACGTAGCAAAGTAGACCAAATAGTCTTAATCTGAACATAAGCAAAGTTTTCTCCAATGCACCGATGACGGCCTAGAAGGAAAGCCATAAAAAGTAATGAGGTTATTACATCACCGCTGACAACATGGTATGTGGACAGTAattgcttctttcctttctaaacaCCAATGTTGTACATACATCATAATGTAACTTCATGAAAGTCTTGTTTTTGTAAGCTGTACCTGCATAAACCAGAGTAATTTGCATGAGATTGTGTAACAGAGGTGAGACTGGTGTTCTGAGTTAATTTATGTATCACCAACGCAGCGTTTGCAACAGAGAAAAGAGATCAACTGCAACCTTATGGTGGGGATATTTGCAAACCATTTGAGCAGTTGTGACTCTGCAGATTTTTGCGCTGCTTTAACTGACTTTGTATTACCAGGTTTTACCCTGCCTTGGAAACACTTTAGTCAAGTGTCACACGTGCTAACCTAAAGATTTGGTTTGATTGCTACTCCTGAGTCATACGTACTATTACTAATGcaaaaaatagttatttcattcttttaagaGCACTTCCACAGTAAGAAAATTTTCAGGCatcaatagaaagaaaaaaataatcctcaGACGCCACAACGTGGGGAGATACTGTACGAGCGAGCTGAGCAGTACAGGCCCCTTCAGTACACAATCACTCTGCTCAGTTTTCTTACCAGCGCCAAATGGAACGTATGCAAatttctctccagctgctgggtTATCTTGGAGATACCGGTCAGGCTTGAAGTCTAGAGCATCTTTCCAGGAGTCCCGGAGTCTGTGGTTAACGGTAGGAGATACACAGACCTGATGGCCAGGGGGAATATCATATCCAGCAACTGTCTACGAGAGAAGAGACAAGATCCCCAAacatcaaaaggaaaacagagaaaatttgTGAAGTGTCACCTGAAGCGCTTTGTTGTGGAGTTTGAATTTCAAGAGATTTTGGCTAAGCTTGTTTAAAATGAATGCAGCCTAATATTTTGCTGGGGTACACTGAACAGGGCACAATGTTTTAGTAGCTGCAGGAACCTTTCAGCTGCTTTAACAAGGATGGCAGTTCTACAAAGTTTagtaaaaaaaggaatgaaCTTGAAATTTATTGTAAGCATTTGTCATGGGAGGgacattcatttaaaaaattaaattttacttaTTTGACTTTCTATCTGATTTGCACAAACAGCAAACTTTCAGATTTGTTTAGCTTGTATTGTATTAAGTGCAAGCCCAATTTTTCCATGCTAGCTATTAAAAATACCTGGCAAGCAAAAGGTATCTTTAAACAGTGGCACCAAATTAAGTTCAAGTGACACTGATGACAGCTGAAAGAAAGGGGCAGTTTTGCTGAATAAGACTGCATGTGCCTGTTTACGACATCCccttggagccttcccttccccaggctgaacaaaccctgTTCCCTCAACCTCTCCTCACAGAACAAGTGCTGCATCCCCATGCCATCATGGTGGCCCTCTGCTTTCTTCACCTCATCATCATCCTGATcgctgggggctggaggggtccaaaactggacacaattcCAGATCAAGGTAACAATGACCAGATTCAAGATAGTTAATTGCTTTCCTCAATCAACACCAGCTACGCTCCCCCAGTATAAGCCAAGCCACCATCAGCTTTCATCCCTGCCAGCAAACACCGCTCActgatgtttttccttctgccaaCTGGGACTCCCACACCTGACatttccagccctgctgcactGCAGTGACGTCGGGTCGCTCCAACAAGTGTACTCACTTGGGGAGTTTTGGCCATTCTCATCATGGTCATTATAGGAGGTCTAAGCCGTAAAGTTTCTTTCAGACAGCGATCCAGCAAACTGAGATCCTTGAgctgaaaatacagataaaacGATACATCAAAACATAGCCAGGTTTATTCAACACAAATGGAAGAGCATaccatttaaaaacattaaaaaaaaaatatcagactAAGGAGCTCATTCACACATATTTTGTGAGCAATCctgataatttcttttttttttttccatttggttcaattaagaaggaaaatctCTGACCAGTACAACTTGATTCTTACTCATCTGTCTCACCACTATTTTCTGATGCCTAATTAAAGAAGGAAGGTCACACTATCTCTTCAGTGGGAACATGAAAATCTTCCTCCAGTACAGCATTATCATTTATTAAATAGACACTGTAGGAACTGCAATTTCCTTAATCAACACTGATTTTCAAATACAGTAGCAAGCTGAAAATttacttgggagaggaggagataTGTTGGCAAACAGTGTTATCACAGAGTGGCTCTGCCAGATTATGATTCTAACACAAAGCATGTGACTATATTTcacatttgtttctttaaataagcATCCAGATGTACAAAAATACCCTGCAAGAATAATGTAACATAAAAACCTGGTCATAAGTTAATGGTGGCAAGTCATCCCCACAAACTGCTTTTTGTTCAGCGTAGCATTGATCCTGTATCGATTTGTCCCTGGCTATGAAAAAGCCAAGCCAGGCGCTGGTGGTGGAGGACGTGTGCTGCCCTGCCAGGAGCAACCCAATAAGCATCCCAGCAATTTCGTCATCTGTCAGCGGACGGCCATCCCTAGGGGGAAAGGTGTCACGTTAGAGCTTCATTTCATCAGGTTTCCAGTTACAGtagcatttacatttttttctcaggtggtacttcctccttcttccccactGTTGCCTTTCCTAACTGGAGTAGCAAAAGATtgtggggagagagaaggaagaacaagAGGGAGAGACTGTTGAGGAGCCTTGAAAAATATCGTTACTGAGCCACCagtgaagagaaaggaaacctTGTGACCACTGATGAAAATCTCAAAAATCAGACTAACAATTTACAAGTGAAGTTTTTAAGCTGTTTTTAAGAACACAGCTAGGACCAGTTGCTGGCAACAACAACAATTCTGAACACGACGgactatttcttattttttgtcGATAGTTTTAACTGAAGAGCTCAAAGCTAAAGTGAAACATCTGTACATGGGTAGTCGTCAAACCCTTGGCTTACTTGTATGAAGCATCAAGTAGAGTTTGAAGCATGtcatcctccttttcctcagACTTCCGACGTCTCCGGATAACTTtgtagaaaatattctttatttctttgtgcGCTCGATCTCGACGTCTGCGATTCAAAACATTTGTATTATCAACTTTATACAAAGTAACACGTGAAATGCTTATGAAGATTTATTGGGACATCTAAAATAGTTATAAAAAAGAAACGGGGGTGAGGgagaacacaaacaaaaaaagatatttagaaataatGCTTAAGTTGCTTCAACTGTTACTTTTGGTACCTGAAGCTTGGCAGAGGTAGCCAGCCTGGCAGAAGCCAGGCAGCATGAGTAAAACCTCCATCCAAATCGGCATACAGCTGCGCCACCTTCTCATTCAGTAAGCTTCTTATTTCCTTCCCGTGTAAGCAGTGGCTTGCTGTCAAAATGATAAGTTCTGAAAGGGCTTCAAACAGGTCTGAGGAAAGATGTGAAAAATGTTACTGAAGATGTTGCGttttacagattatttttgttgtggaagagaaaattaagattaataattttaaacagagTTTTAAATTGTTCTACTAGGACAATGAAGCATCTAATTCTAAATTTCCGTGTGTCTTCCAGATCTCTCTTCAAACAATTTTTTAGTTAGATCATCGATTTCAACAACTTTTTTCTAAGGTATCTTTTTCTAGAATTTTTCTAGTAGTAATCCTTCTCAATTAAGCTATGCAGCACAAACACAATCCTTAATAAATCTGAGAGGAGTGATACAGAAAATTAACCTTGAAATCCAGATCCATGGGAAAACAGTTGTTTTTGCTGccaactgaattatttttaaataaaaatatttatatatttaatatgaTAATATGTCAGTCTTTACCTATATTATATACTCATAAATAATTAGATTGTATTGAAATAAGCATTATATGACCTAAATATATAATATTCATAGAATATGCATAGTATAGATATATGTggttaaataaattatatttctgaCCCTGTTACGCCACTGTGGGTTTGCAGCAATAGTGATAGGCTATGTCTAGCAGGCTAGTAGGGAAAGACAAGTGGGAAATAACAGAATTCTACTTAGATCCCTAAACTAATCTTATCAGCTTCAAGGATGCAGTTCTTCAGTGTAGAAGATCCCCAAGCTGAGATCTCTGACAGGCTCTGCAGTATCTTTTCCTAGGGGCTAAGAGGTGGCTACACTGAGCTGACTCATACCACGCAAATCAAGCACGATTCAGCCAGGCAATGGGTACGCTCTCTACTAGCTGACTGAGAAAGCAAAACTAACTAAGACAgtccttttcctcctgttgtAATTTTCTGAGCAGTTTTACTCTCCAACAGCCCTAAATTTGattaaataaatctgtattttgcACATTTCTTCTGATGGTCcatgctccttgaatactgtgttcagttctgggcccctcaccacaagaaggatattgaggctctggagcgagtccaagagcaaccaagctggtgaaggggctggagaacaggccttatgaggagcggctgagagagctggggttgtttagcctggagaagagaaggctgaggggagacctcattgctctctacaacctaggagggtgctggcctcttctcccaagtgacaggggacaggacgagagggaatggcctcaagctccagcaggggaggtttaggctggacattaggaaaaaatttttcacggaaagggcactggcagaggctgtccagggaggtggttgagtcaccttccctggaggtgtttaaaggacgggtggacgagatgctgaggggcatggttttgtgACTGAtaggttggactcaatgatccggtgggtctttgccaacctggtgattctatgattctatgcagtcTTACCTatatcatttttcatttctttaatagTGCGGTAAATCATTTAGAAACTCATACTGCATGGCCTTAATTCCTTCCTagaaaatctgagaaaaaaCACATCTGATCTTGCTTACTTTTTTCTCCACTCTCTCCCCATGCTTTGAAGTattcctttgtttcttcttcaatCACAGATACATGCTGTTTAAACTGGGCAATGTTTAGCCCAGTTTTGAGCATCTTCTTCTGTTCCAAAAATAACTGAAGGAACAAAGATAGAAAAAGCAATCAGTACAAGGATCATCATAATTAACAACTTATCATTTGTACTATAGAAACATACAGAATTACAAAGAAATTATGATTAGGACTACAGGGTACAACAGATACTCCAATTTAAATAATAGATAATATTCcatttttcacatattttgttttcaagcaaAAGCTGAATAACTTCCAAGTAAAATACCAGCTCAAGGGAGCTACAATTCTCTCTTTTTACAGtaccaaaacagaaaataattttaatgtctttgttatACTTTATCCCTGAagatacaaaaataattcaagatTGAAAGACAAAATGTACTTTAAATACATAAGCACAAACACAATCAGACCGGTCCTTGCAAAGTCTGGATTCAGTCTGCGTTCCCTGTTAAGTGGCCTCCTCGCTTTCTTTGCTGCGAGCGTCTGTCTTCTCTCACGCAGTAATACCCTACCCCTGGTCTAGAGATGCACCTTGCTTTTACAAGGCCCCCTGATCTCACTGCCCAGGAAGTCAGACATAGTAGAAGGAAGCAAACTGCTTCCTAGGAAAAGAGTGAGCTTTGTGCTCTCACCTCTTCCTTTACCTTTGTATAGACCCACAGCTAACAAAGGCACTGGTAAAAAGCCCATTACTGGATGACAGCTAATTAATGGATTGACAGGATATGTACTCAGAAATGTATTCAATGAATTTTCAAGCCCTAATTATGAATTCGGGCATCTGCCCTATAGATCTACAATATGCCACGAGCAGTACACCAAAAACTGTCTTCCCACCAAGGCCTCTGCATGTCTGACAAAGttatttacaaaacagaagGCATAAGAAGAGATGTTACTTCCTAGgaacttctgttttcagagtGCAGTGGGGtctccagcagcctgctggagggTACGCATGCCACAGCGCAAAGAGACAAGCACATTTTCCCTTGCAACATGCTAggcccttctccatctccagcttGAGGGAGACAGGAATGATACACAGGAGGGAGCACATCCCCTGCCATTTCAGTTCCTCTCAACATAAAACCATCTGCAAAACCTCTGGAGGGAGGATACAGAGTGAATACAAGTTGATATATAGACTAGCATATCAACAAACAATTACCAAAATTACTGGTAAACAAGTAACTCCTTCCTTTTAAAGAGCCATCAGTTACATCCTAACAAGTAGTCAACTGCAAGCAGTGGGTCTTCTAAACACATAACTGAAAGTCACTGACAGACTGAGTTAGACTTAGCAGCTTGGGCAGAGAGAAGGGAAGCTCAAAAGAAAATTCTGGATGAGCCATTAATGGTAGAACACCAATGAAAGTTTGAACAGCTCTCTGAATGCCTTCCTAGTAggtatctgaaataaaatgtgatgATAAcactatgcaaaaaaaaaaaacagcccaCCTCTAGCAGATGCATTCTGGCCACAACCAGCCATGCTACATGCCTAGCTTCATACAG includes the following:
- the CYP51A1 gene encoding lanosterol 14-alpha demethylase translates to MEAAGSSLTLALAASAFALSLGFFFQRGYRHRRGAGQQKCPPYISSSIPFLGHAIAFGKSPIEFLEDAYDKYGPVFSFTMVGKTFTYLLGSDAAALLFNSRNEDLNAEDVYSRLTTPVFGKGVAYDVPNALFLEQKKMLKTGLNIAQFKQHVSVIEEETKEYFKAWGESGEKNLFEALSELIILTASHCLHGKEIRSLLNEKVAQLYADLDGGFTHAAWLLPGWLPLPSFRRRDRAHKEIKNIFYKVIRRRRKSEEKEDDMLQTLLDASYKDGRPLTDDEIAGMLIGLLLAGQHTSSTTSAWLGFFIARDKSIQDQCYAEQKAVCGDDLPPLTYDQLKDLSLLDRCLKETLRLRPPIMTMMRMAKTPQTVAGYDIPPGHQVCVSPTVNHRLRDSWKDALDFKPDRYLQDNPAAGEKFAYVPFGAGRHRCIGENFAYVQIKTIWSTLLRLYEFDLVNGYFPTINYTTMIHTPNNPIIRYKRRSL